The following proteins are co-located in the Apium graveolens cultivar Ventura chromosome 5, ASM990537v1, whole genome shotgun sequence genome:
- the LOC141724261 gene encoding very-long-chain aldehyde decarbonylase CER1-like isoform X1, whose amino-acid sequence MASRPGLLTDWPWKPLGNFKYGLLAPFVAHSIYSFATRQVEETNYFNFLIFPFILLRMLHSQLWISYSRYRTAKNRIVDKSIEFDQVDRERDWDDQMLMVGLLYYLISLVDPQVAKFPLWRTDGLIITILLHVGPIEFIYYWLHRALHHHYLYTRYHSHHHSSIVTEPITAIVHPFAEHIAYLVLFGVPMVTTNLTSTSSLVSLFGYIMVFDVLNNMGHCNFEFIPSWLFSAFPPLKYMLYTPSFHSLHHTQFRTNLSLFMPIYDYIYGTFDKSSDVLHQTSLEREEDTADVVHLTHFTTVDSLYHLRLGFASVASKPQNSTWYLWLLSPLTWWSMIMTSYFGQTVISERNKCKDIKLQSWAIPRFNFQYFWKWQRSTIRGLIENAILEADARGTKVISLGLLNQVNREVNRNGDFYVEKYPELNVKIVDGSSLAIAIVLNNIPEGTTEVLLRGKITKIIYPIVSIICHKGIKVATLYEDEYSMLKDNTKYHHNLVLSRSYDQMVWLVGEELTDEDQSKASKGTEFIPFSALPPKKIRDDCLYHHIPAMVIPASVENVDSCENWLPRRVMSAPRVAGMVHALEGWTEHECGNKFLDIGTVWEAALKHGFRPMSTPY is encoded by the exons ATGGCTTCGAGGCCGGGATTGCTTACCGACTGGCCATGGAAGCCACTAGGAAACtttaag TATGGACTATTGGCACCATTTGTGGCTCATAGCATCTATTCATTTGCTACTCGACAAGTTGAGGAAACAAACTACTTCAACTTTCTCATTTTCCCATTCATTTTGTTGAGAATGCTTCATAGCCAACTTTGGATTTCTTACTCTCGATATAGAACTGCCAAGAATCGAATTGTTGACAAGAGCATCGAGTTTGATCAAGTAGATAGAGAGCGGGATTG GGATGATCAAATGTTGATGGTCGGACTTTTATACTATCTGATTAGTCTGGTGGATCCTCAAGTTGCTAAATTTCCCCTCTGGAGAACAGATGGTCTCATCATCACAATTTTACTTCACGTTGGTCCAATTGAGTTCATCTACTATTGGCTCCACCGGGCACTTCACCATCACTATTTGTACACTCGCTACCACTCTCACCACCACTCTTCCATTGTCACTGAGCCCATTACAG CTATTGTTCATCCATTTGCGGAACATATTGCATACCTTGTTCTATTTGGAGTACCAATGGTGACAACAAATTTGACAAGCACTTCCTCTCTAGTTTCTCTTTTTGGTTACATCATGGTGTTTGATGTGTTAAACAACATGGGACACTGCAATTTTGAGTTCATACCTTCATGGCTTTTCAGTGCATTTCCGCCACTTAAATACATGTTATATACACCATCTTTCCATTCTCTTCACCACACCCAATTCAGGACAAATCTATCACTTTTTATGCCTATTTATGACTACATTTATGGAACATTTGATAAGTCTAGTGATGTTTTGCATCAAACATCTCTCGAAAGGGAAGAGGATACTGCAGATGTTGTTCATCTAACTCATTTTACAACAGTGGACTCACTTTATCATCTCCGTTTAGGCTTTGCCTCTGTTGCTTCCAAACCTCAGAATTCGACCTGGTACTTGTGGTTATTGTCACCGCTAACGTGGTGGTCCATGATAATGACTTCTTATTTCGGGCAAACAGTCATTTCGGAGAGGAATAAATGTAAAGATATCAAGCTACAATCATGGGCAATTCCAAGATTTAATTTCCAG TACTTTTGGAAGTGGCAAAGAAGCACTATAAGAGGCCTGATAGAGAATGCCATACTAGAAGCTGATGCAAGGGGAACAAAAGTGATCAGTCTAGGCCTATTAAACCAAGTA AATCGAGAAGTTAACCGAAATGGAGACTTTTATGTTGAGAAATACCCTGAGCTTAATGTCAAAATCGTGGACGGAAGTAGTTTGGCTATTGCTATTGTCCTAAATAATATACCGGAAGGAACAACAGAAGTGCTCCTTAGGGgtaaaattacaaaaattatttaTCCAATAGTTTCAATTATTTGTCACAAGGGAATTAAGGTGGCCACGTTATACGAAGATGAGTACTCGATGCTCAAGGATAATACGAAGTATCATCATAATCTTGTGCTTTCAAGAAGTTATGATCAGATGGTATGGCTAGTTGGAGAAGAATTGACGGATGAAGATCAATCAAAGGCATCAAAAGGAACAGAGTTTATTCCTTTTTCAGCACTTCCTCCAAAGAAAATTCGGGATGACTGTTTGTACCATCACATACCAGCAATGGTAATCCCGGCCTCTGTTGAAAATGTCGACTCTTGTGAG AATTGGTTGCCAAGAAGAGTAATGAGTGCTCCGCGTGTTGCTGGAATGGTGCATGCTTTGGAAGGATGGACTGAACATGAATGTGGCAACAAATTTCTGGACATTGGAACAGTTTGGGAAGCTGCCCTTAAACATGGATTTAGACCTATGTCTACTCCTTATTAA
- the LOC141724261 gene encoding very-long-chain aldehyde decarbonylase CER1-like isoform X2 — translation MASRPGLLTDWPWKPLGNFKYGLLAPFVAHSIYSFATRQVEETNYFNFLIFPFILLRMLHSQLWISYSRYRTAKNRIVDKSIEFDQVDRERDWDDQMLMVGLLYYLISLVDPQVAKFPLWRTDGLIITILLHVGPIEFIYYWLHRALHHHYLYTRYHSHHHSSIVTEPITAIVHPFAEHIAYLVLFGVPMVTTNLTSTSSLVSLFGYIMVFDVLNNMGHCNFEFIPSWLFSAFPPLKYMLYTPSFHSLHHTQFRTNLSLFMPIYDYIYGTFDKSSDVLHQTSLEREEDTADVVHLTHFTTVDSLYHLRLGFASVASKPQNSTWYLWLLSPLTWWSMIMTSYFGQTVISERNKCKDIKLQSWAIPRFNFQYFWKWQRSTIRGLIENAILEADARGTKVISLGLLNQNREVNRNGDFYVEKYPELNVKIVDGSSLAIAIVLNNIPEGTTEVLLRGKITKIIYPIVSIICHKGIKVATLYEDEYSMLKDNTKYHHNLVLSRSYDQMVWLVGEELTDEDQSKASKGTEFIPFSALPPKKIRDDCLYHHIPAMVIPASVENVDSCENWLPRRVMSAPRVAGMVHALEGWTEHECGNKFLDIGTVWEAALKHGFRPMSTPY, via the exons ATGGCTTCGAGGCCGGGATTGCTTACCGACTGGCCATGGAAGCCACTAGGAAACtttaag TATGGACTATTGGCACCATTTGTGGCTCATAGCATCTATTCATTTGCTACTCGACAAGTTGAGGAAACAAACTACTTCAACTTTCTCATTTTCCCATTCATTTTGTTGAGAATGCTTCATAGCCAACTTTGGATTTCTTACTCTCGATATAGAACTGCCAAGAATCGAATTGTTGACAAGAGCATCGAGTTTGATCAAGTAGATAGAGAGCGGGATTG GGATGATCAAATGTTGATGGTCGGACTTTTATACTATCTGATTAGTCTGGTGGATCCTCAAGTTGCTAAATTTCCCCTCTGGAGAACAGATGGTCTCATCATCACAATTTTACTTCACGTTGGTCCAATTGAGTTCATCTACTATTGGCTCCACCGGGCACTTCACCATCACTATTTGTACACTCGCTACCACTCTCACCACCACTCTTCCATTGTCACTGAGCCCATTACAG CTATTGTTCATCCATTTGCGGAACATATTGCATACCTTGTTCTATTTGGAGTACCAATGGTGACAACAAATTTGACAAGCACTTCCTCTCTAGTTTCTCTTTTTGGTTACATCATGGTGTTTGATGTGTTAAACAACATGGGACACTGCAATTTTGAGTTCATACCTTCATGGCTTTTCAGTGCATTTCCGCCACTTAAATACATGTTATATACACCATCTTTCCATTCTCTTCACCACACCCAATTCAGGACAAATCTATCACTTTTTATGCCTATTTATGACTACATTTATGGAACATTTGATAAGTCTAGTGATGTTTTGCATCAAACATCTCTCGAAAGGGAAGAGGATACTGCAGATGTTGTTCATCTAACTCATTTTACAACAGTGGACTCACTTTATCATCTCCGTTTAGGCTTTGCCTCTGTTGCTTCCAAACCTCAGAATTCGACCTGGTACTTGTGGTTATTGTCACCGCTAACGTGGTGGTCCATGATAATGACTTCTTATTTCGGGCAAACAGTCATTTCGGAGAGGAATAAATGTAAAGATATCAAGCTACAATCATGGGCAATTCCAAGATTTAATTTCCAG TACTTTTGGAAGTGGCAAAGAAGCACTATAAGAGGCCTGATAGAGAATGCCATACTAGAAGCTGATGCAAGGGGAACAAAAGTGATCAGTCTAGGCCTATTAAACCAA AATCGAGAAGTTAACCGAAATGGAGACTTTTATGTTGAGAAATACCCTGAGCTTAATGTCAAAATCGTGGACGGAAGTAGTTTGGCTATTGCTATTGTCCTAAATAATATACCGGAAGGAACAACAGAAGTGCTCCTTAGGGgtaaaattacaaaaattatttaTCCAATAGTTTCAATTATTTGTCACAAGGGAATTAAGGTGGCCACGTTATACGAAGATGAGTACTCGATGCTCAAGGATAATACGAAGTATCATCATAATCTTGTGCTTTCAAGAAGTTATGATCAGATGGTATGGCTAGTTGGAGAAGAATTGACGGATGAAGATCAATCAAAGGCATCAAAAGGAACAGAGTTTATTCCTTTTTCAGCACTTCCTCCAAAGAAAATTCGGGATGACTGTTTGTACCATCACATACCAGCAATGGTAATCCCGGCCTCTGTTGAAAATGTCGACTCTTGTGAG AATTGGTTGCCAAGAAGAGTAATGAGTGCTCCGCGTGTTGCTGGAATGGTGCATGCTTTGGAAGGATGGACTGAACATGAATGTGGCAACAAATTTCTGGACATTGGAACAGTTTGGGAAGCTGCCCTTAAACATGGATTTAGACCTATGTCTACTCCTTATTAA